A single genomic interval of Xyrauchen texanus isolate HMW12.3.18 chromosome 48, RBS_HiC_50CHRs, whole genome shotgun sequence harbors:
- the c48h19orf44 gene encoding uncharacterized protein C19orf44 homolog produces the protein MWTRGGPRSSVLDRANALLSGQRISNTGISKDKTDVGNSGKFIPQARQTQFLELSNVSSPSTSQNLLDPTKTTLESFSMGGGSRFLKKTSKDATGDKLLSTPSETPAKNDEFKLIPQRNSQSTALSRLALIENRIKNQKSKGDAPGIETDFSEPLETPVSVQSNSDLIMTGSRFLKMTTVSVPQEQKFPERATLDNIPGLIERKGRRVSLDSDEQDMKRLLGDSLSLSESSQQNTARQRSYRKTSEQSTLPSPAPERHKQQHQVLRRLSPSPPTSPKPPSPSRPDSHRVRFTERSVSSESSHSEIRSLDDLFPVPAVSDADDTLSERSSASDDFKLNVMTLGDLAPIPLKTAEKKETEARQEVRNRKSSTDIARVYSPATPKEPSADYESDFESEIPSETAKSASEISENLTDDDKDASLVSEAKYSLYKSKEEDVDHSLSETSRSSKDSYSDTSTRSSFSNATITHSRSPDRCVKEAAVQTQPDGLTYTWSSGMAAVGPSVGMTYVDPAPIATHTVSAEAIESLTSYSPAVVALNDMLRQQLALTRAFIESTRHHYTSVLDSLGPADYKYTTLDDTKEFIRAHRPPKLSIEDALEEVLQEMRDYH, from the exons ATGTGGACTCGTGGAGGACCGAGGAGTTCCGTTCTGGACCGGGCAAATGCTCTGCTGTCCGGACAGAGAATTTCAAACACTGGGATCTCGAAGGACAAAACAGACGTG GGAAACTCCGGAAAATTCATACCACAGGCCAGACAGACCCAATTCCTGGAACTGAGCAATGTCTCCTCACCCTCGACAAGCCAAAACCTGCTTGATCCTACAAAGACGACTTTGGAGAGTTTCAGCATGGGTGGCGGGAGCCGATTTCTGAAGAAGACCTCGAAAGACGCCACAGGAGATAAATTGTTGTCCACTCCTAGTGAAACTCCTGCTAAAAATGACGAATTTAAGTTAATACCTCAACGCAATTCTCAGAGCACGGCTTTGAGCAGACTCGCGCTCATCGAGAACCGCATTAAGAATCAAAAAAGCAAAGGCGATGCCCCTGGAATCGAAACAGATTTCTCAGAACCTCTAGAGACGCCTGTATCTGTCCAGTCCAACAGCGATCTGATCATGACGGGAAGCCGTTTCCTGAAGATGACGACAGTGTCCGTTCCTCAAGAGCAGAAGTTTCCTGAGAGAGCAACATTGGACAATATACCAGGTCTGATTGAACGTAAAGGAAGGAGAGTAAGTCTAGACAGCGATGAGCAGGACATGAAGAGACTTTTAGGAGATTCTTTGAGTTTATCAGAGAGTTCACAGCAAAATACTGCAAggcagagg TCATACAGGAAGACTAGTGAACAATCTACTCTACCTTCACCAGCTCCTGAAAGACATAAACAGCAGCATCAAGTACTTCGCAGACTCTCTCCATCCCCGCCAACTTCACCTAAACCTCCATCCCCCAGCAGACCCGACTCCCACAGGGTCAGATTCACCGAACGATCGGTATCATCTGAATCGAGTCACAGTGAGATCCGGTCGCTGGACGATCTTTTCCCTGTTCCTGCCGTGTCTGACGCTGATGACACTCTGAGCGAGAGGAGTTCAGCATCTGATG ATTTCAAACTTAACGTAATGACACTGGGCGATCTTGCTCCTATACCGTTAAAAACAGCTGAAAAG AAAGAAACAGAagccagacaggaagtcaggaatAGGAAGTCCTCTACAGACATCGCTCGGGTCTATTCACCAGCCACACCAAAGGAGCCATCAGCAGACTATGAAAGTGATTTTGAAAGCGAGATCCCATCCGAGACAGCAAAAAGCGCCAGTGAGATCTCCGAAAATCTCACAGATGATGACAAAGATGCCTCATTGGTCAGTGAGGCCAAGTACAGCTTGTACAAATCCAAGGAAGAGGATGTGGACCACAGTTTATCAGAAACATCACGGTCATCCAAGGATTCTTACTCCGATACTTCTACAAGATCCAGTTTTTCCAATGCAACAATCACACACAGTCGCAGTCCTGACCGTTGCGTGAAGGAGGCTGCGGTACAAACACAACCAGATGGACTGACGTACACATGGTCCTCAG GTATGGCCGCTGTTGGTCCATCAGTGGGGATGACATATGTGGATCCCGCACCAATAGCCACtcacacagtcagtgctgaagccATTGAGA GTTTGACGTCGTACAGTCCTGCTGTGGTTGCACTCAATGACATGTTACGGCAGCAGTTAGCGCTCACCAGAGCGTTCATCGAGTCCACCAGGCATCATTATACGTCAGTGCTGGACTCATTGGGCCCTGCAGACTACAAATACACCACACTAGATGACACTAAAGAG TTCATCCGTGCTCACAGACCACCTAAACTGAGCATTGAAGACGCCCTAGAGGAAGTTCTACAGGAAATGAGGGACTATCATTAA
- the LOC127639928 gene encoding uncharacterized protein LOC127639928: MLLSFVLHLLCLWHLIGVFGEMKSVSVMEEDSVTLHTEMTDISDHDVIEWTFVTESTSLVKIKVMAGSITLYDGADERFRNTLKVNHQTGDLTITHTTITHSGLYQLKTITGVSKNFNLNVYARLPVPVIIRDSSQCSSSSKCVLVCSVVNVTHVTLSWYKGNSLLSSISVSDLNSLSLPLEVEYQENNTYSCVINNPIRNQTKHLNITEVCQMCSDVIRSCDSTEAVIRLVVSALMGVAAVAAIVVLGYDIRSRRLEQKRSQTSHVLTSGH; the protein is encoded by the exons ATGTTGCTCTCGTTTGTTTTACACTTGTTGTGCTTGTGGCATCTGATTG gtgtgtttggtgAAATGAAGTCCGTGTCTGTGATGGAGGaagattctgtcactctacacactgAGATGACTGATATTAGTGATCATGATGTGATTGAGTGGACGTTTGTAACTGAAAGCACTTCATTAGTTAAAATCAAAGTAATGGCCGGCAGCATCACTCTATATGATGGTGCTGATGAGAGATTCAGAAACACACTGAAGGTGAATCATCAGACTGGAGATCTCACCATCACACACACCACAATCACACACTCTGGACTTTATCAACTAAAGACTATCACCGGTGTGAGCAAGAACTTCAATCTTAATGTCTATG CTCGTCTGCCGGTTCCtgtgatcatcagagactcttctcaatgttcttcaagctctaaatgtgtgttggtgtgttcagtggtgaatgtgacacatgtgactctctcctggtacaaaggaaacagtttattgtcctccatcagtgtgtctgatctcaacagtctctctctacctctggaggtggaatatcaggagaacaacacctacagctgtgtgatcaacaatcccatcagaaaccagactaaacatctcaacattacTGAAGTCTGTCAGATGTGTTCAG ACGTGATCCGCTCTTGTGATTCTACTGAAGCTGTGATCCGATTGGTCGTCTCTGCTCTGATGGGCGTGGCTGCTGTTGCTGCTATTGTAGTTTTGGGTTATGACATCAGATCCAGAAGACTTGAACAGAAGAGGTCACAGACTTCACATGTTCTCACATCTGGGCACTAG
- the LOC127639475 gene encoding uncharacterized protein LOC127639475: MFQAFVICLCLWRLFGVFGEIKSVSVMEGESVTLHNEMTEIQINDHILWRFRPEEILLASMRKMDRNIFKYHAVCVVGYNVDDVRFKYRKQVNEKTGSLTITNITTEHSGLYQLDIRSKVGKISHSFNVTVYARLPVPVITSNSSQCSSSCKCVLVCSVVNVTHVTLSWYKGNSLLSSISVSDLNSSLSLPLEVEYQENNIYSCVINNPIRNQTKHLNITEVCQMCSDCVFCCNTVEAVIRLVISALVGVATVVILVYELRSRKVFEPYNGRFFWPGIHGDVHKWCA; this comes from the exons ATGTTCCAGGCGTTTGTGATCTGTTTGTGCTTATGGCGTCTGTTTG GTGTGTTTGGTGAAATCAAGTCcgtgtcagtgatggagggagaatCTGTTACTCTACACAATGAGATGACTGAAATACAGATAAATGATCACATACTGTGGAGGTTTAGACCTGAAGAGATTCTCTTAGCTTCAATGCGTAAAATGGATAGAAACATCTTTAAATACCATGCTGTTTGTGTTGTTGGTTATAATGTTGATGATGTGAGATTCAAATACAGAAAGCAGGTGAATGAAaagactggatctctcaccatcacAAACATCACGACTGAACACTCTGGACTTTATCAACTAGATATCAGATCGAAAGTGGGAAAAATCTCACACAGTTTCAATGTTACTGTCTATG CTCGTCTGCCCGTTCCTGTGATCACCAGTAACTCTTCTCAATGTTCTTCAAGCtgtaaatgtgtgttggtgtgttcagtggtgaatgtgacacatgtgactctctcctggtacaaaggaaacagtttattgtcctccatcagtgtgtctgatctcaacagcagtctctctctacctctggaggtggaatatcaggagaacaacatctacagctgtgtgatcaacaatcccatcagaaaccagactaaacatctcaacattacTGAAGTCTGTCAGATGTGTTCAG ATTGTGTCTTCTGTTGCAATACTGTTGAAGCTGTGATCCGATTGGTCATCTCTGCTCTGGTGGGCGTGGCTACGGTTGTTATTCTTGTGTACGA